The Athalia rosae chromosome 4, iyAthRosa1.1, whole genome shotgun sequence DNA segment TCGCTGCTCGACGAACTGGACGATGTATCGAGGCTCTCCGAACTGGAGGTCGCGCTCCTCgacgtacttttttttcgcctgTGCGAGGGCGACTTGGACGCTCTGGTCGAGTTACTTTCATCCAAATTCGAGGAGGTAGGACCCACGCGTTCCGTCGGTGTCccgactcgttggatcagccCCTTCGACAGGGTGGAGGGCAGCTTCAGCTTGGAACCCGAGTGATTGGATTTACCGGAGGTGGAGGATCCCGAAGATGCGGCTTGATTTATCGATTCGGAATTAGCCTCGGACTGCGAATCTTGAGAGCTTATGGATACGCTCCTCTGTTTTTTCAGACGTTTTCTTTCGAGCTTGGATCGCGAGCTGTCACCGCCCTCCATATTCAGCGCTGATTTCCTGAAGTCTTTATTGACGTATTTCAAAGAACCAGAGGAGCCCTTGACGGCGGTCCCGCTGTCATTTTTGGGCACCGGTGGTTTGCCTCGGGCGGCTCCGTCGGCCGGAGTACCGTGACGGAGATTCATAGACGAGTTTCCGTTAGCGGTCGATTTTCCCGACGCCGGAGGCGGCGTCGTTCTTACTTTTGTACTCTGACTGCTCATCGAACCGGCTGACGAAGATTTCGATTTTCCGTTCGGCAGATTAACCGCGCTGTCGGATGAATCCGTACGAGATATTTGCCTGTTGACATTTTTCCCCGAACTGTTTCTCGACAGCGATTTACTCTGCGAAGATCCGCTGTCCGATTTTGACAGCGAGTCCCTCCGGGACTgacaattttcagtttttgttgGGGTCCCGTCACGTTTTTGACCAGACGTCGAAGATTGCTCCTCGTATTTGGGCGCTGAAGTCTGCCTCTGATTCGCTCCGTCGCTCCTCGGCGACGATTTGACTAATTTACTCTCGTTACTCGAGTTAACGACGCCCTCGATCTTtggaagagaattttttctttggtttgttttttccatatttggTATAGAACTCTTCTGTCTGCCGCAGTCCGGCTTCTCGTCCTCGTAGATCGACTCGGATCTTCGACCGGATCCCTCCGTTTTTGCCGGGGAAACTTCCCTACTCGGAGTGCCGAAATCACCcctcaataaatttttatttgaactCGACTGACTAGGCTCGTTTCGAAAGATATTTTTCGCCATACCGCTTTGGCGTTGTGCTTTGGCATTAGAATCGACCGAATCGCCCCTCGAAGAGGACGTGCTTTCGCTTGGCTTCGAATAACCGAATCCTCCGATCCTCGAGGGTACCGATGAGGCTCCGTTACCGCTGCCGTAACTCCTTGACACATATCCCGAGGAACTCGACGAATTTGGCGAGTATTTTTCCAGATACGAAGTCCAAGGGGTCGCCGCTACTCTACCACCACCGTAACGGGAAAATCTCGCGGTATCGTCCATTCTGTCCGACTGCATCTGTTCGTCCTTCATCGGCGGTCGTTTTCTCGGTCTCGTTATCTCCTTTTGAATGACCCTGGCTGTGTCCGCTCTTCGCGTTCGCACGAAAGCGGAGGAGGCAGGTGCGGATGGTGAAGTTCCTCGAGAGACGACTGTCAAGGTTACGAAATTTCTACCTTTTTCAtcgtcttcttcctcctcgtcctcgtcctcctcttcctcttcctcttcctcttcctcttcctcttcttccgcCTCGCCGTCCCCCTCGtcatcctcttcctcctcgtctTTCGCCTGGTCCGCGTGGCTCTGCGAACAACGGTCGGGGTGGCGGAGGAGAGTTTCCGGCGTTCTCGAATtcgcctcaatttttttcgccgtaTTTACGGCGCGCGGCGACATTTCGACCCGCGACACCGTATTTCTGGAAGTTACGTCATCCTTCAGAGGAGTAATCGACCTCCTGCTACTCGGGGCTCGAAATCGATCCGAACCGGAATAACTTATGGCCGTTGGCACGTGGTCCGAATTGCTCCTGGGCGTCAACCCGAAGCGGGTACCGGCCGCACTGCAGAATCTCGACGAGGTAACCGGAGTCAGGGCCGAATCCGTTGTCGCTGAAATTCATACGAACTAGAATAAAATTCGCTTAACCTAAGGTGGAatcggagagaaaacaaacaaacgtcCGCAGGATGCTCACCCAGACTTCCGGGCGTCGTCCTGCCGTACGAAGGTGTCCTGGGATAAAATCGGGAGCAGCTGCTCTTGCCCGTAGCAATTTCGGGACTCGGTTCGCGGGATGATCTGCCTGAGGGCACGCGTATTCCCCTGTAAGAAACCGGAGGATGTTCGCTCCTTTCTTTCCTCTCAGGACGCTCGGCGGCGTACGTCCTGCCCGTTGTCGTGCCGGGGTACGTGCTGGAGACAAAACGTGGAATAATATCTGGCTCACGGCTCCTTTCTCTCGATGCGCCGCGCGTGTATTTGTCCAAAACCGACGTCGGCCGTTCCGACGATTTGACATTCCCATCCCGGATGTTCGAGTATTTCTCGAGGAGGGAACTCCGACTACCGGACAACGGGCTCTTCGATCTCGTATCCTCTTTGGCGGACGTTCTCTCGGGATGCAGACGATTTTTGTTCCCGTCCTTCGGAGTAGCTGgaagaatttagaaaaaaaatgaacgaacctTTTACTTTCCAACGATTCGCCAAAATTTCCGACCGATACGGGTAAAGTAAAAATTCGAGTCACCGGCGTATTTGTAAGACGTTCTGTCTTCCGTATTTTCCCTATCTTTTTTGGCGTAGTTTCCACCGTAGTTTGAAATTGTGCGATCTTTCGATTGCGAACGATTAGAATTCGCCGGACCGACGACGTTCGAATAGGCGCTTCTGTAGCCGGGTAATTGACTTCCGCTATTGGCGTTACGtccgaaattattcgattcgaGCGTAGCGTTCGCTTTTGGCTTGTAATTGTTGGCGTCGCTCTGAAAAAAACATCACGGGAATCGaaagtgaaatagaaaaaaaaaaaaaagggaaaagattCAACGGATATTTTTACCCCGCGCCGGGGGAAGGTACCGGCAACTTACCTGTTGCGTAGACGAGTCGGATTTCGTGGAACTGTacgaattttctctttcacgtTTGCTCCAAGGCACCTGTAATCACACAAGAGCAAAATATCAATCGTCTGCCGATTCGCCTACGCTCTTTTCGATAGCCATCGAATAATCCTCATACACCGAGGTGTGTACCAAACTAGCGTTCGTTTCCTACCCACCAATTAACCCGTAGCCAATCAGCGCATTTATTTTGATTAATAGTCGTTCGAGCCATTGATTGACTCGCGTTAAAAGGAtccgaaatcaatttttttggaacCGCGATCACGTCGTACCACGTGCGAATTTAACTGCGATCGATCCAGGGGGAAAGGGGTAGAGGAAGTGAGAGGGGCAGGGGGAGGGAAATAGGTATAACGCGGTACACTCTACAACCGCACAGAGAGTGCGACTCCGTAATAACGGGGGGCATGATAATCCTCCGACAAAAATTATGATTCGTTTAATTAACATAAAGCTTGGCAAGTTGCCCCGCGCTTGAAATAGTGCCTCGACCTGCCCGGGTGTAACAACCTTTCGGTTTCTCTCCGCGCCTCTAACGGGTGGTGCAACTTGTCAGCCGTTCGCCTCGTCATTCAATAATAGATGCGGAATAATAGATTCGGCGGCGGTCGTTTAATTTGGCTACGATTAGTCGAACAATTATTCCCGAAAATCAGAGCCCGTGT contains these protein-coding regions:
- the LOC105694068 gene encoding serine-rich adhesin for platelets isoform X9; this translates as MSTYKSYVPWSKRERENSYSSTKSDSSTQQSDANNYKPKANATLESNNFGRNANSGSQLPGYRSAYSNVVGPANSNRSQSKDRTISNYGGNYAKKDRENTEDRTSYKYAATPKDGNKNRLHPERTSAKEDTRSKSPLSGSRSSLLEKYSNIRDGNVKSSERPTSVLDKYTRGASRERSREPDIIPRFVSSTYPGTTTGRTYAAERPERKERSEHPPVSYRGIRVPSGRSSREPSPEIATGKSSCSRFYPRTPSYGRTTPGSLATTDSALTPVTSSRFCSAAGTRFGLTPRSNSDHVPTAISYSGSDRFRAPSSRRSITPLKDDVTSRNTVSRVEMSPRAVNTAKKIEANSRTPETLLRHPDRCSQSHADQAKDEEEEDDEGDGEAEEEEEEEEEEEEEEDEDEEEEDDEKGRNFVTLTVVSRGTSPSAPASSAFVRTRRADTARVIQKEITRPRKRPPMKDEQMQSDRMDDTARFSRYGGGRVAATPWTSYLEKYSPNSSSSSGYVSRSYGSGNGASSVPSRIGGFGYSKPSESTSSSRGDSVDSNAKAQRQSGMAKNIFRNEPSQSSSNKNLLRGDFGTPSREVSPAKTEGSGRRSESIYEDEKPDCGRQKSSIPNMEKTNQRKNSLPKIEGVVNSSNESKLVKSSPRSDGANQRQTSAPKYEEQSSTSGQKRDGTPTKTENCQSRRDSLSKSDSGSSQSKSLSRNSSGKNVNRQISRTDSSDSAVNLPNGKSKSSSAGSMSSQSTKVRTTPPPASGKSTANGNSSMNLRHGTPADGAARGKPPVPKNDSGTAVKGSSGSLKYVNKDFRKSALNMEGGDSSRSKLERKRLKKQRSVSISSQDSQSEANSESINQAASSGSSTSGKSNHSGSKLKLPSTLSKGLIQRVGTPTERVGPTSSNLDESNSTRASKSPSHRRKKSTSRSATSSSESLDTSSSSSSSEEDDVDQRSANSRRRRRRASNSPLDKRCRSSAGSSRTSVLASSADELSLTADRPPRPPASPKSRSDASVKTEEAKSFLMRALAPVTNLFKVKHQDSGDSKSAGWPDSNAEISESLKKNANNGMSISKSITQSLSKSLSFTNNSERGDKKRKAHKLTHQASGEKAWWLESNSDNVPEGVEKLSVHSDDVSQDTTVSNVLPDDGKFKFKIWRQDSGDRAWWLDANDNIPEDLRKESSPNSPLSRRGSSRCSSKSERRNRIRHQQSGERAWWMSEDPKSVPEGIEVIPVPRVLTPQEAERTENSTAETGFPKTAVSKIRHIDSGEKAWWMDSTANVPEGVENIQLDTSMSNSDSSQSLEKVDIGDQPQPEVQLRRSLSRFPIEFPPPPPPDEPLGDRASPEGVENPPDPPDSYGGRNSPYDNVNVKSISQSPPCRRSPPRKRPSTLPLFIGNHTNIDDLLGAPSTPRHSPLASRMTRNDRCKESSEESSECEEIDADQVIIHDSTPQIPIIRRRNRDSDRPQPDGYIPLDDTALQLYKDGDYGAYLDLEASITEQQEEFEGFQTSRKNSIVLRTQLSVRVHTIIEKLLNSEGRELRRALFSLKQIFQEDKDLVHEFVQNDGLACLIKVGNEADQNYQNYILRALGQVMLYVDGMNGVMEHGQTVQWLYTLIASRFRLVVKTALKLLLVFVEYVETNSLLLVRAVRSVDTSRGMIPWTNIMKLLKDYDAADTELLIYATTLVNKCLNGIPDQDTYYDQVDCLEEQGVEGIIQRYMSKQGTDLDLLRQFQIYEAVLHHEDGDDRGTPIRQLDDNIS